Proteins from a genomic interval of Meiothermus cerbereus DSM 11376:
- a CDS encoding O-acetylhomoserine aminocarboxypropyltransferase/cysteine synthase family protein codes for MDFSSLAVLSGLPAQDPYHAVGLPIYATAAYGFTDLEDGAYKFATNQGYTYTRIQNPTVAALEARLTALEGALGAVCLASGQAASFASLLALVRSGDEVVASPGLFGGTVGLLNQVFGLMGVRVHFVEPEVAAVRAVLNEKTRAVFVEVLGNPSLKLPDLQGLARLCEELQVALVVDNTFGAVGALARPLEHGAHVVVHSLTKWASGHGSILGGAVLSRETALWQHYPQFSSPDAQGKIPWEQFGPRCFLERVRQLGLSLGGMVLSPFNAYLLFQGLETLTLRLERASQTALILARWLQAQPQVAWVRYPGLPGDPAHPRAAQYLRGGFGSIVTFGIRGGMEGASRFLAHLNILQAPNVGDARTLAVHPWTTTHSRIPEEARRAAGVGPEMIRLSVGLESPQDLQQMLAAGLRAVEQVGHEG; via the coding sequence ATGGATTTTTCGAGCTTGGCTGTTTTAAGCGGGCTTCCCGCCCAAGACCCCTACCACGCGGTGGGGCTGCCGATTTATGCCACGGCGGCCTACGGCTTCACCGACCTGGAAGACGGCGCTTACAAGTTTGCCACCAACCAGGGCTACACCTATACCCGTATCCAGAACCCCACGGTGGCGGCCCTCGAGGCCCGCCTAACGGCCCTGGAGGGGGCGCTGGGGGCGGTGTGTCTGGCCTCGGGCCAGGCCGCCAGCTTTGCCAGCCTGCTGGCCCTGGTGCGCTCGGGCGACGAGGTGGTGGCCAGCCCCGGCCTGTTTGGCGGCACGGTGGGCCTCCTGAATCAGGTATTCGGCCTGATGGGGGTTCGGGTGCACTTTGTGGAGCCGGAGGTAGCGGCGGTTCGCGCAGTTTTGAACGAGAAGACCCGGGCCGTTTTCGTGGAGGTGCTGGGCAACCCCTCGCTAAAGCTCCCCGACCTGCAAGGGCTGGCCCGGCTTTGCGAGGAGCTCCAGGTGGCATTGGTGGTGGACAACACCTTTGGCGCGGTGGGGGCGCTGGCCCGGCCCTTGGAGCACGGGGCGCATGTGGTGGTACACAGCCTGACCAAGTGGGCCAGCGGGCACGGCTCGATTCTGGGGGGTGCGGTGCTCTCGCGGGAGACCGCCCTCTGGCAGCACTACCCGCAGTTTTCCAGCCCCGATGCCCAGGGCAAAATTCCCTGGGAACAGTTCGGCCCGCGATGTTTTCTGGAACGGGTGCGCCAGCTAGGGCTGTCGCTGGGTGGAATGGTGCTGTCGCCCTTTAATGCTTATCTGCTGTTTCAGGGCCTGGAAACCCTAACGCTGCGCCTGGAGCGGGCCAGCCAGACCGCCCTAATCCTGGCCCGCTGGCTCCAGGCCCAGCCCCAGGTGGCCTGGGTGCGCTATCCGGGCCTGCCCGGTGATCCGGCCCATCCACGGGCCGCCCAGTACCTGCGTGGGGGGTTTGGCAGCATCGTGACCTTTGGAATCCGGGGGGGTATGGAAGGGGCCAGCCGCTTCCTGGCTCATCTGAACATCCTCCAGGCCCCCAACGTGGGAGATGCCCGCACCCTGGCCGTGCACCCCTGGACCACCACCCACAGCCGCATTCCGGAAGAAGCCCGCCGGGCGGCGGGGGTGGGGCCGGAGATGATTCGCCTTTCGGTGGGGTTGGAAAGCCCCCAGGACCTCCAGCAGATGCTGGCCGCGGGCCTCCGGGCAGTGGAGCAGGTGGGCCATGAAGGTTAG
- the metF gene encoding methylenetetrahydrofolate reductase [NAD(P)H]: protein MKVSTLLQSGRPLFSFEFFPPKTPQGEAALFRTLHELKPLKPAFVSITYGAGGGERAKTAEWAGRIQNEVGLVAMAHLTCVGSTREELLTILHEYARVGVQNIMAVRGDPPKGAREFQPVAGGFRYASELIALIRAEFGDRFAVAGGGYPEGHPEAVSLEADLQNLKQKVEAGLDLVITQLFFNNALYFGFVERARRIGIQVPIVPGLMPITDLAQIRRFMDMCGASIPGPLLSRLERAQSPEEVLEIGVEHTTRQAQELLEAGVPGIHLYTLNKSPATRRVMQNLQMVLR from the coding sequence ATGAAGGTTAGTACCCTGCTGCAAAGCGGCCGACCCCTCTTCTCCTTCGAGTTTTTCCCGCCCAAAACCCCCCAGGGCGAGGCCGCGCTGTTTCGCACCCTGCACGAGCTAAAGCCCCTGAAGCCCGCCTTTGTCTCCATCACCTACGGGGCCGGAGGCGGCGAACGCGCCAAAACCGCCGAGTGGGCGGGGCGCATCCAAAACGAGGTGGGTCTGGTGGCCATGGCCCACCTGACCTGTGTGGGCAGCACCCGCGAGGAGCTCTTGACCATACTGCACGAGTATGCCCGGGTGGGGGTGCAAAACATCATGGCGGTGCGGGGCGACCCCCCCAAAGGTGCGCGGGAGTTTCAGCCGGTGGCCGGAGGGTTTCGCTATGCTTCCGAGCTTATCGCCCTGATTCGGGCCGAGTTTGGCGACCGCTTCGCCGTGGCCGGAGGGGGCTACCCGGAGGGGCATCCGGAGGCGGTGAGCCTCGAGGCCGACCTGCAAAACCTCAAGCAAAAAGTGGAGGCCGGTCTCGACTTGGTGATAACCCAGCTCTTCTTCAATAACGCCCTGTACTTTGGCTTCGTGGAGCGGGCCCGCCGCATCGGGATTCAGGTGCCCATCGTGCCGGGCTTGATGCCCATTACCGACCTGGCCCAGATTCGCCGTTTTATGGATATGTGTGGGGCTAGCATCCCGGGGCCGCTGCTCTCGCGCCTCGAGCGGGCCCAAAGCCCCGAGGAGGTGCTGGAAATTGGGGTCGAGCACACCACCCGTCAGGCCCAGGAACTGCTCGAGGCGGGCGTCCCGGGCATTCACCTCTACACCCTCAACAAATCGCCCGCTACCCGGCGGGTGATGCAAAACCTGCAAATGGTTCTGCGGTGA
- a CDS encoding zinc-dependent alcohol dehydrogenase, giving the protein MRGLLFTPSVPRYVAAKLLGKRYPPRALSLQLANLPEPERPPGFERLKVRLAGICGSDLALLYGKQAPTLSGMFSFPAVLGHEILAELGGVRVAVNPVLACLERGLPDCPACARGDDHLCLNVAEGNFGPGMLGFCKDLGGGWAQRMVAHRERIFPIAEGVPDERAVLTEPAAVVLHGLRQAWGEGRSQARSRANPHTQRMDWPAQVLVIGAGTIGLLAVKMLRVLGFQGPLFAVARHPRQAELARLFGANQVFPSTQEAQQAAQARRYRGILGSLSWRGGFEGVVEASGSPAGLQEASWAVQEGGRVLLLGAPATAFHDFSPYWFREVGLIGSYAYSWDDFAQTVGLLPEMSGVEQMVTHQFALEAWPEAIKTAVRRRGIKVVFKP; this is encoded by the coding sequence ATGCGCGGTTTGCTTTTTACCCCCTCGGTTCCCCGTTATGTGGCTGCCAAGCTACTGGGCAAGCGGTATCCTCCCAGGGCCCTGTCCCTTCAACTGGCAAACCTGCCTGAACCAGAACGCCCCCCGGGTTTCGAGCGGCTAAAGGTGCGGCTGGCGGGCATCTGTGGCAGCGACCTGGCCCTGCTGTATGGTAAACAAGCCCCCACCCTCTCGGGCATGTTTTCTTTTCCGGCGGTGCTGGGGCACGAAATTCTGGCCGAGCTGGGGGGGGTACGGGTGGCGGTCAATCCGGTGCTGGCCTGCCTCGAGCGCGGTCTGCCGGACTGCCCGGCCTGCGCCAGGGGCGATGACCACCTTTGCCTCAACGTGGCCGAGGGCAACTTTGGCCCTGGTATGCTGGGCTTTTGCAAAGACCTGGGAGGTGGTTGGGCCCAGCGCATGGTGGCCCACCGCGAACGCATTTTTCCCATTGCCGAGGGTGTGCCCGACGAACGCGCCGTGCTGACCGAACCCGCGGCGGTGGTGCTGCACGGGCTGCGGCAGGCCTGGGGTGAGGGCAGGTCCCAGGCCAGATCCCGCGCAAACCCGCACACCCAGCGCATGGACTGGCCCGCCCAGGTACTGGTCATTGGAGCCGGAACCATCGGCCTGCTGGCCGTCAAAATGCTGCGGGTACTGGGCTTTCAGGGGCCTTTGTTTGCCGTGGCCCGCCACCCCCGCCAGGCTGAGCTGGCCCGGCTGTTTGGGGCCAACCAGGTCTTCCCCTCGACCCAGGAAGCCCAGCAAGCTGCCCAGGCCAGGCGCTACCGGGGCATCCTGGGCTCGCTCTCCTGGCGCGGCGGCTTTGAGGGGGTGGTGGAAGCCTCGGGTTCGCCTGCGGGACTGCAGGAAGCCAGCTGGGCGGTGCAAGAGGGGGGGCGGGTTTTGCTGCTGGGTGCCCCCGCCACGGCCTTCCACGACTTTTCGCCCTACTGGTTCCGCGAGGTTGGGCTTATTGGAAGCTATGCCTACAGCTGGGACGACTTTGCCCAGACGGTTGGGCTTTTGCCCGAGATGAGCGGGGTGGAGCAGATGGTTACGCACCAGTTTGCTCTGGAAGCCTGGCCCGAGGCCATCAAAACCGCGGTCAGGCGGCGGGGTATCAAGGTGGTGTTTAAGCCATAG